A genome region from Chryseobacterium sp. G0186 includes the following:
- a CDS encoding alpha/beta hydrolase: MQLTPKINQILNHLEKIQSFNPLDSMDDTRKYLETMSFQLSGKKEPVAMIEEIHIPQENHQIPVRIYRSKGKTGQEEPAIIYIHGGWFIAGGFETHDAVVRKLANKTEATVIFVDYRLAPEYPFPAGLHDCIHTVQWIIENSKTLGIDKNRIGIIGDSAGGALSTAVSTQIGEKLKFQVLIYPAADNQFNTISWETYENGPVLNKQGGIEAWKHYLPEAEANNPLAIPILIKDFKNTPPTLVILAEHDPLIDDGKQLAENMKNANISLSTSLYKDMVHGFMHMGEILDEVQIAIDEMADFTSKNFETGREN, from the coding sequence ATGCAGTTAACACCTAAAATCAACCAAATTTTAAATCATTTAGAAAAAATACAATCATTCAATCCACTGGATTCAATGGATGATACCCGTAAATATCTTGAAACCATGTCTTTTCAGCTGAGTGGAAAGAAAGAACCTGTTGCGATGATTGAGGAAATACATATTCCGCAGGAAAATCATCAGATCCCGGTCAGAATTTACCGTTCCAAAGGAAAAACCGGTCAGGAAGAACCTGCAATCATTTATATCCATGGCGGTTGGTTTATTGCAGGAGGTTTTGAAACCCATGATGCCGTTGTCCGTAAGCTGGCTAATAAAACCGAGGCAACAGTTATTTTTGTTGATTATCGCCTGGCTCCTGAATATCCTTTTCCGGCAGGTTTACATGATTGTATTCATACTGTACAATGGATCATTGAAAATTCCAAAACATTAGGAATTGACAAAAATAGAATTGGGATCATTGGCGATAGTGCAGGAGGAGCACTTTCAACGGCTGTTTCTACGCAAATAGGAGAGAAGCTGAAGTTTCAGGTACTGATTTATCCTGCAGCAGATAATCAGTTCAATACAATCTCCTGGGAAACCTACGAAAACGGCCCCGTTCTCAATAAACAAGGGGGTATTGAAGCATGGAAACATTATCTTCCTGAAGCGGAGGCAAATAATCCTTTGGCCATACCTATTTTAATCAAGGATTTTAAAAATACACCGCCAACACTTGTTATTCTGGCAGAACATGATCCCTTAATTGACGATGGAAAACAACTTGCTGAAAACATGAAAAATGCCAATATCTCTCTTTCAACAAGCCTTTACAAGGATATGGTTCATGGTTTTATGCATATGGGCGAAATATTGGATGAAGTACAGATCGCAATAGATGAAATGGCTGATTTTACTTCTAAAAATTTTGAAACAGGCAGAGAAAACTAA
- a CDS encoding MFS transporter: MKKYAYIGCLGFVAVITTEFGIIGILPQVAEYYKISIDKAGYLLSGFALVIALTGPFMTLLTSGIDRKKIMLASIFMFLITGIVSSFSPPFWLLMLVRILPAFLQPVYIATALSVAISQADESKKNELMSIVFNGVAIAMVTTVPFATWISGLWSWEYSFMIQALVSLIALLTIYFFLPAMPVKEKKSYGSQVRILTQSPFILSTLANFFMITAWFCTYSYFAEYLGKGKGMNTSMVSYMLLLFGIIGILANWIAGKMLNKNITGTMALFLSGTILIPILLYISDGNIWATMLVIAVWGFLYSPSFLNASTYMISSAPHALEFANSLATSFGNLGVTLGTTVGGWIIVTKGVEYTPWLGAVFGILAFLMMMLRSLLEKRSQQLASCQN, translated from the coding sequence ATGAAAAAATATGCATACATCGGATGCCTGGGGTTCGTTGCTGTTATTACAACGGAATTTGGGATCATCGGAATCTTACCACAGGTTGCAGAATATTATAAAATAAGCATTGATAAAGCAGGTTATCTTTTAAGTGGTTTTGCCTTGGTGATTGCACTCACAGGACCTTTTATGACGCTGCTAACCTCAGGAATCGATCGTAAAAAAATAATGCTGGCATCCATTTTCATGTTCCTGATTACCGGAATTGTTTCGTCCTTTTCTCCGCCATTTTGGTTGCTGATGCTGGTAAGAATACTTCCTGCATTTCTACAGCCAGTCTATATTGCGACCGCATTATCTGTGGCTATATCGCAAGCGGATGAAAGCAAGAAAAATGAATTGATGAGCATTGTATTTAATGGGGTGGCCATCGCTATGGTGACCACGGTTCCTTTTGCAACATGGATTTCCGGTCTTTGGTCATGGGAATATTCATTTATGATTCAGGCTTTGGTAAGTCTCATTGCTTTATTGACCATTTATTTTTTCCTGCCGGCCATGCCTGTTAAAGAGAAGAAATCTTATGGAAGTCAGGTCAGAATATTAACCCAATCTCCATTTATCCTGAGTACATTAGCCAATTTCTTTATGATCACTGCCTGGTTTTGTACCTATAGCTATTTTGCAGAATATTTGGGTAAAGGCAAGGGAATGAATACCTCCATGGTGAGCTATATGCTTCTTTTATTCGGGATAATAGGTATTCTGGCCAACTGGATAGCAGGTAAAATGCTGAATAAAAATATAACCGGAACAATGGCCTTATTTCTTTCAGGAACAATTTTGATCCCAATACTTTTATATATTTCGGATGGAAATATATGGGCTACCATGCTTGTCATTGCTGTTTGGGGATTTCTTTACTCACCAAGCTTTCTGAATGCTTCTACCTATATGATTTCATCAGCTCCCCATGCCTTGGAATTTGCGAACAGTCTGGCTACTTCATTTGGAAATCTTGGCGTAACATTAGGAACAACAGTAGGAGGATGGATCATTGTTACAAAAGGAGTGGAATATACTCCATGGTTAGGGGCTGTTTTTGGTATTTTAGCCTTTTTGATGATGATGTTGAGAAGTCTTCTTGAAAAACGAAGTCAACAACTTGCAAGCTGTCAAAATTAA
- a CDS encoding DsbA family protein — translation MKIEIWSDVMCPFCYIGKNNFEQALEKLPFKDEVEVEWKSFQLDPTLNPNKTQNTIQYFREKKGVQEAQATQMLTQVTQMGKGAGIDFDFEKALITNTFSAHKLLHLAKKHHQSNEMEEALFIAHFIDGKNVGDTEVLVDLAESLGIDREEARQAVTSDQLDGEVNQDIQEARNNGVSGVPFFVLNGKYAVSGAQPVEVFENALQQTYKETVSPFKDLSGNTGASCDADGCSI, via the coding sequence ATGAAAATAGAAATATGGTCGGACGTAATGTGTCCGTTTTGTTATATCGGAAAAAATAATTTTGAGCAGGCATTAGAAAAACTACCTTTCAAGGATGAAGTAGAAGTAGAGTGGAAGAGCTTTCAGTTAGACCCAACCTTAAATCCAAACAAAACTCAGAATACAATTCAGTATTTCAGAGAGAAGAAAGGAGTTCAGGAGGCTCAGGCTACACAAATGCTGACTCAGGTTACCCAAATGGGAAAAGGTGCCGGAATTGATTTCGATTTTGAAAAGGCATTAATTACCAATACATTCAGTGCTCATAAATTGCTTCATTTAGCTAAAAAGCATCATCAATCGAATGAAATGGAAGAAGCTTTGTTTATCGCTCACTTTATTGATGGTAAAAACGTAGGAGATACTGAAGTTTTGGTTGACCTTGCAGAAAGTTTGGGAATTGACCGTGAAGAAGCAAGACAGGCGGTAACCTCTGATCAACTGGATGGTGAAGTGAATCAGGATATTCAGGAAGCAAGAAATAATGGTGTTTCAGGAGTGCCTTTCTTTGTTTTAAATGGTAAATATGCCGTTTCAGGAGCTCAGCCTGTAGAAGTATTTGAAAATGCTCTTCAACAGACGTATAAGGAAACTGTAAGTCCTTTTAAAGATCTTTCCGGTAACACCGGAGCATCGTGTGATGCTGACGGATGCAGCATTTAA
- a CDS encoding nucleosidase: MIKINNAAHYPIADTLFVFALDSEAGTVFDDKNKLITGIGKVNAAIELTREIHLRKPKLIVNLGSAGSKGFHKGEVVCCTKFIQRDMDVRGLGFKMYETPLSGIPAVLEYGLKMDALKEGICGSGDSFEMNHSETDYNIVDMEAYPLALIAQKENIPFLCLKYISDDAGSDAADDWSVQVHLASEAFKKILFSSL; this comes from the coding sequence ATGATAAAAATTAATAATGCAGCTCATTATCCAATCGCAGATACTCTTTTTGTTTTTGCACTGGATTCGGAGGCGGGAACCGTATTTGATGATAAAAATAAATTAATAACAGGGATAGGAAAAGTAAATGCAGCCATAGAGCTGACCCGGGAAATTCATCTTAGAAAACCGAAGTTAATTGTGAACCTCGGGTCAGCAGGAAGTAAAGGATTTCATAAAGGAGAGGTGGTTTGCTGTACAAAATTCATACAAAGAGATATGGATGTAAGAGGTCTAGGCTTTAAAATGTACGAAACACCGTTATCAGGTATCCCGGCAGTATTGGAATATGGCCTTAAAATGGATGCTTTAAAGGAAGGAATCTGTGGAAGTGGCGACAGCTTTGAAATGAATCACTCTGAAACAGACTATAATATTGTAGATATGGAGGCTTATCCATTAGCTCTTATTGCTCAAAAAGAAAACATTCCGTTCCTGTGCTTAAAATACATATCAGACGATGCAGGAAGTGATGCGGCTGATGACTGGAGTGTGCAGGTACATCTTGCTTCTGAAGCATTTAAGAAAATATTATTTTCAAGCCTCTAG
- a CDS encoding GNAT family N-acetyltransferase, whose translation MSSIMIHKAGINDFELIQGIGIQTFSETFAEDNSEEAMKKYLEENFTTEKVKSELANPDSLFYVAWEEDNPVGYLKVNSGYAQTELQDDASLEIERIYVKKSHHGKKVGQLLYNQALEAAQSLNKSYLWLGVWEQNERALNFYRKNGFVEFDKHIFRLGDDEQTDLMMKKVLN comes from the coding sequence ATGTCGTCAATAATGATCCATAAAGCAGGTATAAACGATTTTGAACTCATTCAAGGTATCGGTATTCAGACTTTCTCAGAAACCTTTGCAGAAGATAATTCTGAAGAAGCAATGAAAAAGTATCTGGAAGAAAATTTTACAACTGAAAAGGTGAAATCCGAGCTTGCAAATCCTGATTCTCTTTTTTATGTTGCCTGGGAAGAAGACAATCCGGTGGGATATCTGAAAGTAAATTCCGGTTATGCCCAAACAGAATTGCAGGATGACGCCAGTCTTGAGATTGAGAGGATTTATGTCAAAAAAAGCCATCATGGTAAAAAAGTAGGGCAGCTTCTCTATAATCAGGCATTGGAAGCAGCTCAGAGCCTCAATAAATCCTATTTGTGGCTGGGAGTCTGGGAGCAGAACGAAAGAGCCTTGAATTTTTACAGGAAAAACGGGTTTGTAGAATTCGATAAACACATTTTCAGACTTGGAGATGATGAGCAGACCGACCTTATGATGAAGAAGGTACTGAACTGA
- a CDS encoding Crp/Fnr family transcriptional regulator has translation MHHSEFLEQINQYYPISKETEAALLSICTEEIYHKNDLLLESGNPARYYYFIQSGLIGYYTVDEQGSTIYKIFFEENSFVASTAAIIKNKPSDFNIIALEDCSVIQYPVKAYRELLEKYHDLALFHLYYLEKNWVVKKEPLEVSLKFETAKQRYLSLLENKSLYNRLKQQHIASYLGITPTQLSRIKKEIKG, from the coding sequence ATGCACCATTCAGAATTTTTAGAACAAATCAATCAGTACTATCCCATTTCCAAGGAGACAGAAGCGGCTTTATTAAGCATCTGTACTGAAGAAATATACCATAAAAATGATCTTCTTCTGGAGTCCGGGAATCCGGCAAGGTATTATTACTTTATACAATCAGGGTTGATAGGATATTATACGGTTGATGAGCAGGGAAGCACTATCTATAAGATTTTCTTTGAAGAAAACAGTTTTGTTGCTTCTACGGCAGCCATTATCAAAAATAAGCCCAGTGACTTCAATATTATTGCCCTTGAAGACTGTTCGGTGATTCAATATCCGGTGAAAGCGTATCGGGAATTATTAGAAAAATATCATGATCTGGCTCTTTTTCATCTATATTATTTGGAAAAAAATTGGGTGGTCAAAAAGGAGCCGCTGGAGGTTTCTTTAAAATTTGAAACAGCTAAACAACGATATTTATCATTATTGGAGAACAAATCTCTTTATAATAGGTTGAAGCAGCAGCATATTGCATCCTATCTGGGAATAACCCCCACGCAGTTGAGTCGTATAAAGAAAGAAATTAAGGGCTAG
- a CDS encoding 3-oxoacyl-ACP synthase III family protein, with the protein MRLHHTYFYHPENRETNELVIQEFEQQNVSMQKLQNALGRNSRFIITEDSGETTLSMGIEAARGVLRESNVSISEIDIIVFVTSTSEHHIPCDAIKIHHALHGKTNTLCYDINVNCIGGFVALDQVSKYLELSNTAQKALIICAENFSRVLDPENPVTAFCMSDSSFAFIVEKDDSASGLMDVLYHTDSSINSTVLFPPKGYSCFAPDDVTTWDRSFDGSGSVNFAINDIDYFLERNHLRIEKIDLFLFSQFSLKNVNTICEHYNLPVEKVPFYSKELGYTGSSSPFLALNQYEKRVRKLEKGENILIWTLGTGYQAGLMLWKY; encoded by the coding sequence ATGAGACTTCATCACACTTATTTTTATCATCCTGAAAATAGGGAAACCAATGAACTTGTTATTCAGGAATTTGAACAGCAAAATGTATCCATGCAGAAGCTTCAGAATGCATTAGGAAGAAACAGCCGTTTTATAATCACCGAAGATTCTGGGGAAACCACACTTTCCATGGGAATAGAAGCGGCAAGGGGAGTGCTTAGGGAAAGTAATGTTTCTATATCAGAGATCGATATTATTGTATTTGTAACCAGTACTTCAGAACATCATATCCCATGTGATGCTATCAAGATCCATCATGCCTTACATGGAAAGACAAATACTTTATGCTATGATATCAATGTCAATTGTATTGGAGGTTTTGTAGCACTGGATCAGGTTTCAAAATACCTGGAACTATCAAATACTGCCCAAAAAGCACTGATTATATGTGCTGAAAACTTTTCAAGGGTTTTAGATCCTGAAAACCCTGTCACTGCCTTTTGTATGTCAGATTCATCATTTGCATTTATTGTAGAAAAAGATGATTCTGCATCAGGATTAATGGATGTTCTGTATCATACCGACAGTAGCATTAACAGCACAGTATTGTTTCCACCTAAGGGATATTCATGCTTTGCTCCTGATGATGTTACCACTTGGGACCGTAGCTTTGATGGCAGTGGAAGCGTAAATTTTGCCATCAATGATATTGATTATTTCCTGGAACGCAATCATTTACGTATTGAAAAAATAGACCTGTTTTTATTTTCTCAGTTTTCATTAAAAAATGTAAATACAATTTGCGAACATTATAATCTACCAGTGGAAAAAGTTCCGTTCTATTCAAAAGAATTAGGATATACAGGTTCTTCAAGTCCATTTTTAGCTTTAAACCAGTATGAAAAAAGAGTACGAAAATTGGAAAAAGGAGAGAATATTCTGATATGGACCTTAGGAACGGGATATCAGGCAGGCCTCATGCTATGGAAATATTAA
- a CDS encoding alpha/beta hydrolase — protein MKKLINIVVVLTTFAQVSAQKIIHQEVFSPKMNKKIKTIIITPNVQPNTTYPSVYILHGFSGNPDRTLKQDIPDLVQKAEEYKTIYVLPDGNYSSWYVDSPMIKNSQYQTFIGKELVDFIDKNYPVKAEKKFRGIMGWSMGGYGATNIGVTYNKTFGIVGSSCGALDFNAFGEGYSKYMVNNVLGPLEFINPNFLTDNKLKLMAGAGQSYIFDCGTEDTQMIGMNRNFHKKLTELKIQHLYTESLGIHDDKYWSRSLSEQLTLFDKFFK, from the coding sequence ATGAAAAAGTTAATCAATATTGTGGTTGTACTGACCACTTTTGCACAGGTATCAGCGCAGAAAATTATTCATCAGGAGGTTTTCAGTCCTAAAATGAATAAAAAAATTAAAACAATCATTATAACCCCTAATGTTCAGCCCAATACCACGTATCCGTCTGTCTATATTCTCCATGGTTTCAGTGGAAACCCGGACAGAACCCTCAAACAGGATATCCCTGATCTGGTGCAGAAAGCAGAGGAATATAAAACCATTTACGTACTGCCGGATGGAAACTACAGTTCCTGGTATGTGGATAGTCCAATGATTAAAAATTCCCAATATCAAACCTTTATCGGAAAGGAACTGGTAGATTTTATTGACAAAAACTATCCCGTGAAAGCGGAGAAAAAATTTCGGGGGATTATGGGATGGAGTATGGGAGGCTATGGAGCCACCAATATTGGGGTTACTTACAACAAAACTTTTGGAATCGTGGGAAGCTCATGTGGTGCTTTGGATTTCAATGCTTTCGGAGAAGGCTATAGTAAGTATATGGTCAATAATGTTCTAGGTCCATTGGAATTTATCAACCCAAACTTTCTTACGGACAATAAGCTAAAATTGATGGCAGGTGCCGGACAAAGCTATATTTTTGATTGTGGTACGGAAGATACCCAAATGATCGGAATGAACAGAAATTTTCACAAGAAACTTACAGAGCTTAAAATCCAGCACCTTTATACAGAATCCTTAGGAATTCATGATGATAAGTACTGGAGCAGATCGCTTTCTGAGCAACTTACGCTGTTTGATAAGTTTTTTAAGTAA
- a CDS encoding SpvB/TcaC N-terminal domain-containing protein — translation MKSYNRKITLFSTLILSCISILGLSQINTATPFHDTKGNIEVTKAGQLQYTLAVDVPPGVKDINPNISLVYVSGAGNGLAGYNWNITGIAAISRVGRSLEKDGATRGVQLDYTDYYSFGGQRLILKSGEYGKDGAEYVTEKYSNIRIKSIGSVTGQLWKGPEYWEVTFDDGSQAWYGATASGDSPARTPIDYNIVKSRDANGNYITYSYVLNGNVSVISSIQWGGNETKNTPHINKIEFVFGVRPLAETAYIKGVGFSQSRLLNSIVVSTNGKQYKKYNLSYKKDVQETAYRYLDKVTVLNSENEAANPVTFTYEMPLENPNSDWNISSSLRPNSDHDVVGDFDGDGNLDLLRYHSVTSPKVPQIGLYLYTDFYTKDYYYDNPVFLGNSIVGLTNVIPVNLKKNNLIRNRQGFVTYKKVTNAATSKSDLELSFYTITENNQLTLDYQKVIPNADYDRTGGSGQITTKTTVIGIKNVDLNGDGLSEIILQLNDRGCWPITIGNSGSPQERECDDFKRYYVIDPDESIQGSQWYYPLELYSDAGEGDVFANCRAGDFNGDGLIDFLKLNQDKKPFLITFKKNLQGKYESSISSFSPTNDETIKGVWEEALVGDYNGDGLSDLMMPGGSTSLIWYLYTSKGNGFLEETKIFERNRKNRTVTQYANDTIEILNPRTFLAYDINNDGKTELIALESGRSYLKDNNQDSNQGTKYQRHITYSAKILATFGGSYNSLSGESGTYGILYLNANNIDAELAPGTADNMALSVDQRSGTITNRLIFVSAFQTNYNVNMEQFVASRRYYEISRGSRIKSISQGGITTDIIYKQLDKSKNPGLYDGVKTETYPYVEINQSTGMYVVAGITQTTTSDKRLKQDFRYRGLTSNILGRGMIGFRKTARSSWYADGFENTKVWSAVEIDPTNDGVPVKEWSIRTNDETKIFPVDVSENNTQLLSFKSTTYQIDKLINGQVVATVPDADKARVVTAIVPKTSKGRDFLTGATAESTITYGEYYLPTKNIASINAGYAVTTSTYEYNNNPAGTGANYYIGRPKSKTEVVQAYNDTQSGKDEFTYENNLLKTIKKWNGDNTGYILDTYNYDGFGNIIQKVISNSVDSGI, via the coding sequence ATGAAATCTTACAACAGGAAAATAACTTTATTTTCCACCCTTATATTATCCTGTATTTCGATACTGGGTCTTTCACAGATAAACACAGCCACCCCCTTTCACGATACCAAGGGAAACATTGAGGTAACCAAGGCAGGTCAGCTTCAGTATACACTGGCCGTTGACGTTCCTCCCGGTGTTAAGGATATTAATCCAAATATCAGCCTTGTCTATGTGAGCGGGGCAGGAAACGGCCTTGCCGGATATAACTGGAACATTACAGGGATTGCAGCCATTTCAAGAGTTGGCAGGAGTCTTGAAAAGGACGGTGCCACAAGGGGCGTACAACTTGACTATACTGATTACTATAGCTTTGGCGGACAAAGACTGATTTTAAAATCAGGAGAATACGGCAAGGACGGAGCGGAATATGTAACGGAGAAGTATTCCAATATAAGGATTAAATCCATTGGCTCGGTTACAGGACAACTGTGGAAAGGTCCGGAATACTGGGAGGTCACTTTTGATGACGGTTCCCAGGCCTGGTATGGGGCAACTGCCTCCGGAGACAGTCCTGCAAGAACCCCCATAGACTATAACATTGTAAAGTCAAGGGATGCAAACGGCAACTACATTACCTACAGCTATGTATTGAATGGCAATGTTTCGGTTATTTCGAGTATCCAGTGGGGAGGGAACGAGACCAAGAACACCCCGCATATCAATAAGATTGAGTTTGTCTTTGGGGTAAGGCCATTGGCTGAAACAGCCTATATAAAAGGGGTTGGTTTTTCCCAGTCAAGGCTTCTTAATTCCATTGTGGTCTCAACAAACGGCAAGCAGTACAAAAAGTATAATCTCTCCTATAAAAAAGACGTGCAGGAAACGGCATACAGATATTTGGATAAGGTTACTGTTTTAAACAGTGAAAATGAGGCGGCAAATCCCGTTACTTTCACCTATGAAATGCCACTGGAGAATCCCAATAGTGATTGGAATATCTCTTCCTCACTAAGACCCAATAGTGATCATGATGTCGTGGGTGATTTTGATGGAGATGGTAATCTTGACCTATTACGATATCATTCAGTAACATCGCCCAAGGTACCGCAAATAGGCTTATATTTATATACTGACTTTTACACTAAAGATTATTATTATGATAATCCTGTATTCTTAGGAAACTCCATAGTAGGGCTAACAAATGTCATCCCTGTGAATCTAAAAAAGAATAATCTTATCCGTAACCGACAGGGATTTGTTACCTACAAAAAAGTGACAAACGCGGCTACCTCCAAATCCGATCTGGAGCTGTCATTTTATACTATTACGGAAAATAATCAATTGACCCTGGATTATCAAAAGGTAATTCCCAATGCAGATTATGACCGTACCGGCGGAAGCGGCCAGATTACAACAAAGACAACCGTTATCGGGATAAAAAATGTTGACCTCAATGGGGATGGACTAAGTGAGATTATTTTACAGCTCAATGACAGGGGATGCTGGCCCATTACTATTGGAAACTCCGGTAGCCCACAAGAACGTGAATGTGATGACTTCAAAAGATACTATGTGATAGATCCTGATGAATCCATTCAGGGAAGCCAGTGGTATTACCCATTGGAACTTTATTCTGATGCCGGAGAGGGGGATGTATTTGCCAATTGCAGAGCCGGGGATTTTAATGGAGATGGTCTCATTGACTTTTTAAAATTGAATCAGGATAAGAAACCATTTCTCATTACCTTTAAGAAAAATCTTCAGGGTAAGTATGAGTCAAGTATATCATCCTTTAGTCCTACAAACGATGAAACCATAAAGGGTGTTTGGGAAGAGGCCCTGGTTGGGGACTATAATGGTGATGGGCTGAGTGATCTGATGATGCCGGGAGGAAGTACATCTCTTATTTGGTATCTATATACCTCGAAGGGGAACGGTTTTTTGGAAGAAACCAAAATTTTTGAACGAAACAGAAAAAACCGTACAGTTACCCAATACGCTAATGATACCATTGAGATACTCAACCCCCGGACCTTTTTAGCCTATGATATTAATAATGACGGAAAGACAGAACTTATAGCTCTCGAATCAGGCAGGTCCTACCTTAAGGATAATAACCAGGACAGTAACCAGGGAACGAAATACCAAAGGCACATTACCTATTCAGCTAAGATTTTAGCGACTTTTGGAGGCTCCTATAATTCTCTGTCTGGTGAAAGTGGCACCTATGGTATTCTTTATCTTAATGCCAATAATATTGATGCTGAATTGGCACCAGGTACTGCCGATAATATGGCCTTATCCGTTGATCAGAGGTCCGGAACTATAACAAACAGGCTCATATTTGTTTCTGCATTTCAAACCAACTATAATGTCAACATGGAACAATTTGTGGCATCACGTCGATATTATGAAATTTCAAGGGGGAGCCGTATTAAAAGTATTTCACAAGGGGGCATTACCACGGATATTATTTATAAGCAATTGGATAAAAGTAAAAATCCCGGCCTGTATGACGGTGTCAAGACAGAAACCTATCCCTATGTTGAAATCAATCAGTCAACGGGGATGTATGTAGTTGCCGGAATTACACAGACCACCACTTCAGATAAAAGGCTGAAACAGGATTTCAGATACAGGGGACTTACCTCCAATATTCTGGGAAGAGGGATGATTGGTTTTAGAAAAACGGCCCGCAGCTCATGGTATGCAGATGGCTTTGAAAACACAAAGGTATGGTCAGCAGTAGAGATTGACCCAACAAATGACGGGGTTCCGGTTAAGGAGTGGTCAATCAGAACCAATGATGAGACCAAGATCTTTCCGGTGGATGTTTCTGAAAACAATACCCAGTTATTAAGCTTTAAGTCTACCACGTATCAGATTGATAAACTTATTAACGGCCAGGTCGTAGCAACGGTTCCTGATGCCGACAAGGCAAGGGTGGTAACAGCCATTGTTCCTAAAACCAGTAAGGGAAGGGATTTCCTGACAGGAGCCACGGCTGAGAGTACCATCACCTATGGTGAATATTATCTTCCAACAAAGAATATTGCAAGCATTAATGCAGGATATGCGGTGACAACCTCTACCTATGAGTATAACAACAACCCGGCAGGAACAGGGGCCAATTACTATATAGGCCGTCCCAAGTCAAAAACTGAAGTTGTGCAGGCCTACAATGATACCCAATCCGGTAAGGATGAATTTACCTATGAAAATAACCTTTTAAAAACCATAAAGAAATGGAATGGAGATAACACAGGGTATATACTGGACACCTACAACTATGACGGTTTTGGAAATATCATCCAGAAAGTCATCAGTAACAGTGTAGATTCCGGGATTTAG